In one Bacillus thuringiensis genomic region, the following are encoded:
- a CDS encoding phage tail spike protein, with product MRTPSGLLHVVDFKTDQILSAIQPKDYWEDKRHWEIKNNIDMLEFKTFDGTPHAITLQQQNLVLKEVRDGRIVPYVINNEVEKDSNDRSLTVHSSGAWVQIAKDGIIKPQRIESETVNTFIDIALTDSKWQRGITDYSSFHTMTIDEFIDPLTFFKKIAALFELEIQYRVEVFGSRITGWYVDMINKRGRETGKEITLGKDLVGVRRIEHSRDICTALVGFVRGEGDELITVESINNGLLYITDSDAFQRWNAHGKHKFGFYTPETEDQNMTPQRLLTLMKTELKKRVNSSVSYEVEAQSIGRIFGLAHELINEGDTIRIKDTGFTPKLYLEARVIAGDESYTDPSQDKYVFGDYREITDPNEELRKIYNRILSSLGSKQELIDQLDQLVKDANETASNAKKESEAAKTLAEKVQENLKNNTVEIIEAKNPPTTGLKPYKTLWRDINNGKPGILKIWTGTAWESVVPDVESVKKETLEQVNRDIQSTKEELDKKVEDAQKETNGQFMEVTENLQEVSLTIKNVQNSQGEIDKKVTSLQQTNEGFNKSIEALTKKDGEITEKLNTVVENSEGTIKKISEVQQTTNDLKKTTTEITEKAGRISEKLESVEKKVNNDKAGGRNLLLKSNVKYEKTDYLINHYNSTENFSTGEEYTFVIKGSVTQGQKFGIWQNGGSSNVGYATSVYGNGITYLTFKAVAATSGNERKLSLYNYPSSTTKSIVEWVALYKGNKPQDWTPPPEEQVTTDEFTKKTNEITKSVDGIKETITKVENNQSGFDKRVATVEKDATSIKQNVSLIQNTQTEHGKQLQEAKAGWENTAKALEGKVELKQVEDYVAGFKIPELKQTVNQNKQDLLDELANKLATEQFNQKMTLIDNRFIINEQGINAAAKKTEVYTKTQADGQFAKDSYVRDMETRLQLTEKGVSISVKENDVIAAFNMSKENITLNANRINLVGFITANHIKGKVLEGVTLKTSGNRFVEINKQDMKIFDLDKPRGYIGFMETNDGSIQPSLVLGSDNRKYAGTGSFYIYQVMPRINGVDQPSKAFATFGVSKGENAEGSNIWSSFINMQNDGGHLSLYADGQFRFKNLNDIIFESEGWAPGYGYFFVTTTEPHIFKNNPGQFTFKRKGSDYNITFINGATDHDLIMGNAMIRSSIVQGYNNGLQIKGMMGQGWKDIELRTLRANEDISAVGQMWAKAFNPTSARNMKENIKDIPFSALDKIMSLVIKQYNFKDDMYDLYQMRVNKPEEQTEPYTTKDIETYFGMIADDTDDVFTDKEKKAINLYNTVSLFIAAFQQFYDEYKLLKEESAQSKRRIETLETNIAELKDIVQKLINEKPEQQL from the coding sequence ATGAGAACACCAAGCGGATTACTTCATGTTGTTGATTTCAAAACAGATCAAATTCTATCCGCTATTCAACCAAAGGACTACTGGGAAGATAAACGTCATTGGGAAATCAAGAATAACATTGATATGCTAGAGTTCAAAACTTTTGACGGCACTCCACATGCAATTACATTACAACAGCAGAACTTGGTTTTAAAGGAAGTACGAGATGGTCGAATTGTTCCGTATGTTATTAACAATGAAGTAGAAAAAGATTCAAATGATAGATCATTAACTGTACACTCGTCTGGTGCCTGGGTTCAAATAGCGAAAGATGGGATTATTAAACCTCAACGTATAGAGAGCGAAACAGTTAATACGTTTATTGATATTGCTCTTACAGATTCAAAATGGCAACGTGGAATAACGGATTATTCTTCATTCCACACGATGACTATTGATGAATTCATCGATCCCCTCACTTTTTTTAAGAAAATTGCAGCTTTGTTTGAGTTGGAAATACAATATCGTGTTGAAGTATTCGGTTCTCGAATTACTGGATGGTACGTTGATATGATAAATAAACGAGGGAGAGAAACAGGGAAGGAAATAACCCTGGGAAAAGACTTAGTTGGCGTTAGACGCATTGAACATTCCAGGGATATTTGTACCGCCTTAGTCGGCTTTGTACGAGGTGAAGGTGACGAACTTATAACGGTTGAGAGCATCAATAACGGACTTCTTTATATTACAGATAGTGATGCCTTTCAACGCTGGAATGCACATGGTAAACATAAATTTGGTTTCTACACTCCAGAAACAGAAGATCAAAATATGACACCACAACGATTACTGACTTTGATGAAGACGGAATTAAAAAAACGTGTCAATTCTTCAGTTTCTTATGAAGTAGAAGCGCAATCGATTGGACGTATTTTCGGACTAGCACATGAACTAATTAATGAGGGCGATACAATCCGAATCAAAGATACAGGCTTCACACCTAAGTTATACCTTGAAGCGAGGGTAATCGCTGGTGATGAATCATATACTGATCCTTCGCAAGATAAATATGTGTTTGGTGATTATCGTGAAATTACTGATCCAAACGAAGAACTACGAAAGATATACAATCGTATTCTTAGTTCACTAGGAAGTAAGCAAGAGCTGATTGATCAGTTAGATCAATTAGTGAAAGATGCAAATGAAACAGCTAGTAATGCTAAGAAAGAATCCGAAGCAGCGAAAACATTGGCTGAAAAAGTTCAAGAGAATCTTAAAAATAACACAGTAGAAATAATTGAAGCTAAGAACCCACCAACAACAGGACTTAAACCTTATAAAACGCTTTGGCGTGATATTAATAATGGTAAGCCTGGTATCTTAAAAATATGGACAGGTACAGCTTGGGAATCTGTTGTACCCGATGTAGAGTCTGTCAAAAAAGAAACACTTGAACAGGTTAATAGGGATATTCAGTCCACAAAAGAAGAATTAGATAAAAAAGTAGAAGATGCGCAAAAAGAGACAAATGGACAATTCATGGAAGTAACAGAAAATCTTCAAGAAGTTTCTCTAACCATTAAAAATGTACAAAACTCTCAAGGTGAAATAGATAAAAAAGTTACTAGCTTGCAGCAAACTAACGAAGGGTTCAATAAATCTATTGAAGCATTAACAAAAAAAGATGGTGAAATCACTGAGAAACTAAATACAGTAGTAGAGAATTCCGAAGGCACAATAAAGAAAATCTCTGAGGTGCAGCAAACAACTAATGATCTAAAGAAAACCACAACTGAAATTACAGAAAAGGCTGGTCGGATTAGTGAGAAGTTAGAGAGTGTAGAAAAGAAAGTTAATAACGATAAAGCTGGTGGACGTAACCTTTTATTAAAATCAAATGTTAAATATGAGAAGACCGATTATTTAATCAACCATTACAATTCTACTGAAAATTTCTCTACAGGTGAGGAATATACCTTTGTAATTAAAGGGAGTGTAACGCAAGGTCAGAAATTTGGAATTTGGCAGAATGGCGGGTCTAGCAATGTTGGATATGCAACAAGTGTTTATGGTAATGGAATAACTTATTTAACCTTCAAAGCTGTTGCGGCTACAAGTGGAAATGAACGAAAGTTAAGCTTATATAACTATCCGAGTAGTACTACGAAATCTATTGTGGAATGGGTTGCCTTGTATAAAGGAAATAAGCCGCAGGATTGGACGCCACCGCCTGAAGAGCAGGTAACAACCGATGAATTCACCAAGAAAACCAATGAAATTACAAAAAGTGTAGATGGTATTAAAGAAACAATAACAAAAGTAGAAAATAATCAAAGTGGATTTGATAAGCGTGTTGCTACTGTAGAAAAAGATGCAACTTCCATTAAACAAAATGTCTCTTTAATACAAAATACGCAGACAGAACATGGGAAACAATTACAAGAGGCGAAAGCTGGATGGGAAAATACTGCGAAAGCACTTGAAGGTAAAGTTGAGCTTAAACAAGTAGAGGATTATGTTGCTGGGTTTAAGATTCCAGAGTTGAAGCAAACAGTTAATCAGAATAAACAAGATTTATTAGATGAATTAGCCAACAAGCTTGCAACTGAACAATTTAACCAGAAGATGACTTTAATTGATAACCGTTTCATTATTAATGAACAGGGCATCAATGCCGCAGCGAAAAAGACAGAGGTATATACGAAGACGCAAGCTGATGGACAATTTGCAAAAGATTCTTATGTAAGAGATATGGAAACGCGTCTTCAGTTAACGGAAAAAGGCGTTAGTATATCTGTAAAAGAAAACGATGTAATTGCAGCATTCAATATGAGTAAAGAAAACATTACTTTGAATGCGAATAGGATTAACTTAGTAGGTTTTATTACAGCGAATCATATCAAAGGAAAAGTTTTAGAAGGAGTAACACTTAAAACGAGTGGAAACAGATTTGTTGAAATAAATAAGCAAGACATGAAGATTTTCGATTTAGATAAGCCACGTGGTTATATAGGATTTATGGAAACCAATGATGGAAGTATTCAACCCTCATTAGTACTTGGTTCTGATAATAGAAAATACGCTGGTACAGGATCATTTTATATTTATCAAGTCATGCCACGGATTAATGGAGTCGATCAACCTTCAAAAGCGTTTGCAACATTTGGAGTTTCTAAAGGAGAAAATGCAGAAGGTAGTAATATATGGTCATCATTTATTAATATGCAAAATGATGGTGGTCATCTGAGCTTATATGCAGATGGGCAATTTCGTTTTAAAAACTTGAATGATATTATTTTTGAATCTGAAGGATGGGCCCCAGGATACGGCTACTTCTTTGTGACCACAACGGAACCGCATATTTTTAAAAATAACCCAGGACAGTTTACGTTTAAAAGGAAAGGTAGTGACTACAATATAACCTTCATCAATGGCGCCACTGATCATGATTTAATCATGGGTAATGCAATGATAAGATCAAGTATTGTACAAGGTTATAACAACGGACTACAGATTAAAGGTATGATGGGGCAAGGATGGAAAGATATAGAATTAAGAACGCTACGAGCGAATGAAGATATTAGTGCTGTTGGGCAAATGTGGGCGAAAGCATTTAATCCTACATCAGCTAGAAATATGAAAGAAAATATAAAAGATATTCCTTTCTCAGCTCTTGATAAAATCATGAGTTTAGTTATCAAACAGTACAACTTCAAGGACGATATGTATGATCTGTATCAAATGCGTGTGAACAAGCCGGAAGAACAAACAGAACCATAT